In Alcaligenes faecalis, the sequence CTGCCCTGGAGTTGCTGGAACAAGACAATCTGCTGCAACGCTCCGCCGACCTGGCTCCGCACTTCGAACAGGCCCTGCACCAACTGCGCGACAGCCCGAATGTCATCGACATCCGCAACTGCGGCCTGGCAGGCGCCATCCAACTGGCTCCCCGTAACGGCGACCCCGCTATCCGCCCCTTTGAAGCTGGTCTGCAACTGTGGAAACAAGGCTTTTACGTACGTTTTGGTGGCGACACCCTGCAATTTGGCCCCACCTTCACCAGCACACCCGCCCAGCTTGACTCACTCTTCGATGCCGTCGGTGGCGTCCTGAAGCAACTGGCCTAAGCACTAAAAAGGCGGCCTGCCACGGGCCGCCCCAAAACCAGCCCCCGTCGTAGCAACTGGAAACCTTAACTTTCCCCCCAAGCTGTCCCCACAGCCTGCTCCAAACCTCACAAACGCGCCATAATACGAGCTTTGCTCCCCAAGAAACGTTCAGCGCCATGAGTTCACCCACAACGCCCACCTTTGCTCAGGCCCCCATCGGCCTGTTTGACTCGGGCGTGGGCGGCCTGTCCATCTGGCGCGCCCTGCGCCAGTCCTTGCCCAATGAAAACCTGCTGTATCTGGCGGACTCACAATGCGCCCCTTACGGCGACCGTTCCCCGGAATGGATCATCGAGCGCACCCAGCGCATGGCACAAGTGCTGGTCGACCAAGGTTGCAAAGCACTGGTCATCGCCTGCAACACCGCCACCCTGGTCGCCGCCCCGACCCTGCGCGCCACACTGAACATCCCCATCATCGCCATCGAACCGGCCATCAAACCCGCCGCCGCGCTGAGCCGCAGCCGTAGCGTCGCCCTGATGGCCACCAGCCGCACCCTGGACAGCAGCGGCCTGCAAAGCCTGATCGAACGCTACGCCAGCGACATAGAAGTCATCCGCATTCCCTGCCCCGGCCTGGCCGACCGCGTCGAAGCCCTGCAACTGAGCGGCCCGGAGATCGAAGCAGAACTACGCGAACGACTGGCCCCTGCCCTGCAAAGCCAGGCCGACACACTCGTGCTGGGCTGCACCCACTACCCCTTCCTGCGCCCCACCATCGAAGCCATCAGCGGCTCGCGCTTCCACATCCTGGAACCCTCCTTCGCCGTGGCCGCCCAAGTCCACCGCCGCCTGCAACAAGCCAACTGCCTGAACACCCAAACCCAAGCAGGCAACAGCGCCTTCATCAGCAGCGCCCCCATGGAGCAAGCCCAAAAAGTCATCCAAGTACTGACCGGGCTGGCAGAACCCACCATGCTGACATTCCCGACACAGCCGCTAAACGCACTGTAAAACCCGGCCGTCCTCCATCTCCCGATATATCCAATAAGAGCAGCTTGAATTGGCTGCTCTATCTGACTGACCTCTAGTTTCCGCTGCCCAGTTGCAGCCCTCCTCTTCCACCCCCTCCGATCAAGCCCACATCCGCATTGCGGTGATGCCGTGGAGCTGTGGAGCTGTGGAGCCTTTAAAAACCCCAGCCCTCACAACTCGAACGTCAATCCGCAGGACCAAAGATCCCAAGCATGCCTTCCCAAACCGTTGAGAGCTGCTCAGGGTGCGGGCACAGGGGTCGCGGGGGCGAGTCAGACTACTTGCCGCGGGCGGAGTATTGATCGGGGATGCAAGCGGCCTGCTGTTTGAGCCCGACGCTTGTGGTTTGTCCGGGGGACAAACCATCGGGCGAGTTCAGGCTGCGCCCCGATTGACACTCTGCCAAGGGCACCGACGCGCAGCGTCGGCAAGTAGTCCGCCCTGCGCCCCCTGTGCCCGCACCCCGAGCAGCGGCCTACGAAGAATGCCCCCGGCAATCCTCCCCTCATCTGCCCCCATCAAGCCCCCCCGAGCCTGCCCCCCACCCTCAACCCAAACCTCAAACCCAACAAACTTTGAACCTAAAGCACAAAAAAATCGCTCAAAACCCGCCATCCCCCTCCCCCCGTAACAAACCATCCATCAACCCGCCACATCCCCGCCAAGCCGCAGCCCGCCACCACTCTCCCCCCTGCCCATCTCCCCAGAACCAGCCCACCACATAAAACACAATCCAATCATCGGCGGATTTGCTGATCCGTTCACAGGGCAGTCATACGCCCTTCCTACACTGCCCGCAGTCCTGATCCGATGCCGACTGGGCAGCCCACCCCCACGCACAGTCCGGCCTCTCTTTCCACCTTCTCTCCTCGAGTGGCTGTATGACCTTCACCTCCCGTCCCCAAAAATCCCACACCGTGCAGCGCCTGCAGCAAGCCGGGATCTCCCTGTCCCTGGCACTGCTGCTGACCGCCTGCGGCAGCGGCTCCGGCGGTAACGATGGCCCGGCAAACCCCGGCGTCGACCCCGAAACCCCCACCGTCGAACCCGGCGACAAACCCCAGGCACTGGGCGGCAAAAAAGCCCTGATCGTCACCATCGACGGCCTGAGCTACGAAGCCCTGCTGCAAGCCCGCCAGGCAGGCCAGCACCCTGCCCTGAAAAACCTGACCATCGCCCCCGCCCAAACCGGCGGCTACGCAGGCACCGCCAGCGAACAACGCACCCTGCCACTGCCCGGCTGGGCCTCCCTGATTACCGGCGTATGGGCAGACCAGCACGGCCTGCGCGGCGTCGGCCAGGAAGCCACCAAACTCAACAGCCCCACCCTGGTGGCCCAAACCTCCGAACCTACCCAGGCCGCCCTGGCCTTGAGCACCGCCGACTACCGCACACTGTGGAGCCAGGACCTGCAAGAAGGTCGCATCATCGAAGCGGCCAACTGTACCGACTCCGACAGCTGTGTC encodes:
- the murI gene encoding glutamate racemase, whose protein sequence is MSSPTTPTFAQAPIGLFDSGVGGLSIWRALRQSLPNENLLYLADSQCAPYGDRSPEWIIERTQRMAQVLVDQGCKALVIACNTATLVAAPTLRATLNIPIIAIEPAIKPAAALSRSRSVALMATSRTLDSSGLQSLIERYASDIEVIRIPCPGLADRVEALQLSGPEIEAELRERLAPALQSQADTLVLGCTHYPFLRPTIEAISGSRFHILEPSFAVAAQVHRRLQQANCLNTQTQAGNSAFISSAPMEQAQKVIQVLTGLAEPTMLTFPTQPLNAL